The region CCTCAAGAACAATATGCTCTGAAATGCATGTTCTACAGATCAAACACAACTAGACAAACCCATCTACAATGAGTGTCTAGACATAATATACAGAATGTAGCACATTGGAAACGAATTATCCGGAGAAGTATTCCTTATTTTGATGCATGGCACTATGATTTGGTTCTGTGAGGGATCAGTCTTGATACGTACAACATAGAGGGGTTTTAAGGAAGCGGCAAAATCAAAATCTAGCAACAAATATCAGTAACGAAATAGTGGTGGAACAAATGACGTTAATTATGTGCTTTCCCTTTACAACTGCTAGTGGAATCACTGGGCTGAATCAAAATGACTCGTTTCACGTTTGGGAATTACGTACTTCTGCAGTCATTACGATGAAGCCAAATGGAACAGCTGCAAGCACTCGTACATAATGATGAGTGTAGATGTGTTGCCTAAGTCTCTGTCGATTATCATAACACATTCAtcaaatgtttccttctctcaGGGTCTATTTGCCATGTATTCTGTAATCGTACAGCTGAGTTTCACTGAGGGACACATTTTAATATATTAAACTTCACATTTACAGAATGAGACGGGGGGAGGGTTTGGAGTCTGCTGCGCGTTTGGCTGTCAGGATTAAAAAATTTCCGATGGCGTAATGAACAAGTGTTTGAAATTCTAATAAAGTAGGCGTAGGCTACACAGGGAGATTGGTTAGAAACGTTTTTCGAAATAAATCAATTGCATATCAATATTATTGAATTTTGTGTCGACCTCAGTCATTTCTGTGTTGAAATGAGCGATTTTTTGACGAAATCATTGAATTTTGTGTCAAAATCTGTCAATTTTGTGTGGAAAATGAGTCAAATCTTCGTCGGAATTAGTTAATGTTGTGTTTAAGTCAGTCAATGTTTTGCTGAAAGCGTCTAATTTTGTGTTAAAATCGTAATAAAAGTTTCTTGTTGGATTTCCGTTGGGGTCGAGAACAGATCTTTGAAATTCAAAGAAAGATAAACATAGCAACTTGCATAGAGTAGCGTCGAGAACCAAATCTTTTTAGCGTTCAGACTGAAAAACTAACACCTGCATTGATTAATGTTCATTGTGTATTCCTAAgaagttggccaattccagcaggaaaattttttcataatttgtggtaagatcttatgggaccagactTCTGTGGGCATCgctcccctaagcttacacactacttaatctaacttaaactaacttacgataagggtaacagacacacccatgcccgcgggaggactcgaaattccgaCGGGGGGATCcgaattccagcgggacaatgcgacactacacacgtccagaatcgctacagtgtggctgcaggaacacttttatgattataaacacttccgctggcaacaaaactccccaaatatgtATATTAataagcgtatctgggatgccttataaGGTGCTGTTAAGAAGGAatttccacccccttgtactcgttcggatttatggacagccttgcaggattcatggtgtcagttcctccagcactgcttcagaagtTATTTGATTCCTTTACATGTCGTGTTGTCGTAATTCTGGCTGTTCGGGTtgtcctacacgatatttggcatgtgtaccaatttctttggctattcagtgtataagTAACAGGGTGAAACTTCAGACGATGTATCATTATTAGAATCTACCACTACAGAGGCGATTCCAGCACTTCATAGGAATCAGTGTAGCTCCAACCAAGGAAATCTGTTGTGGGGAAGGGTGTTCCTTACACTATAAAAGTGCTCAAATTCAGAATTGAAATtcgataaataaattaataaaggcaTGAATGGTCACCTATTAAGGCTTTGCCAGACAATGTCATCAATGCTAACAAGTTGACAGTGCCTAAGCTGTGTTTGCTAAGCAATGAGTAAAAATGTTAGAGACATAGTTTTTTATTTCGTAATACACAGTCGTgctttagagaaaaatatttgatgGAGCGAGAGACGCAAATCAACTGTGGACTCGAGGGCGTCACACACCGGCTGTAGAACGGATCCAGGAGCGCAGGTTGCCGACGTTGGAGTAGACGCCCGGCGCATTCTCGCAGGTCTTCGCCCCCCAGGAGACGATGCCTACTTGCATGTTGCCGCTGACCAGGGGGCCGCCAGAGTCTCCGTTGCAGACGCTCTTGCCGGCCTGACCAGCGCACACCATGCGGTCGGTCACCTTTCTGGAGAAGAAGCTCTGGCAGTAGGAGCGGTCCGAGATGCTGATGTCGACCTTCTGCAGGGTGGAGGCTGCAGGCCCGCCGGTCCTCGTTCTCCCCCAGCCAGTCACCGTCACCGCCAGGCCAGCCGCcgggtcgtagccgtcagagggcaGGCTCACAGCCTGGGCGTTGCTGCCGAGCAGCGACCCGGACACCTGTCAAACACACAGAGGCTTCAACAACTCTCGCCTCGCCGGCGTAGGACACACAAGAACGGAACGGGGACCGAGACTTAAACAGCGTTATCCACAGAGGTGCAGGGGTGTCACAGCCACTGCCAGGTTGCTGCTCACTGGGCCACGAAACTCTCGAATGAAACGAGCTGGTGATGCTGCCTTACAGGAGGGATTGGACAGAGACAACTATTTCGAGTTCCCATATGTGAGTGGCGATAAGGTGCAGTCCCTTGTTGAGTCGCGCAGTGCTGTGCGAAGGGTAGTTTACACTATCACCCACTTGTCCATATTTTTCTTGTCATAGATGATGCAAGCTGAAACTAAACGCGCGTGTAGAGAAAGGAGCACATGTCAGGAAAGATCGACGTTGTGGAAAAACTAAATAGCATTGGATTCAGAACTACAAGGCCCCACACGGATATTGAGAGTTCTGTTAATTCGCAATTAAGCCACATGGTAGTATTAATGAGGAAAATTGTAATCCATTTTCTTGTGCACGTGCAATGATCTTTAAGCTCATGTTAAGTGGTGAAGAAGCACCTCGCAGTCCTTCTTCCCACCCACATGTGTCTAATAAACGTCTTGCATTGACAACTATAAAAAATGTTGCTCTAGCTACTGCTTCTATAGCTTCTCATGAGACATAACATCATGTAGAACTATTGGAGGAGATGGTTGgctcttgttccaacatttctttatactgttgagacacatggaaaaaattaaaagaatctgTTAATGCTATTATTCCCATGTCACAATCGATTTGCAGCATATTTCAGAAAATGCTAATAACCTAAGAGAGCTATAATTATTCCTAACATATTCTACAAGTATATAAAGCAGGAGGTATTGTGTATGTCCACAATATCCTCTGAAACACAATTGAATTAAACAAAATTTGGTCCATAAACAGTAACCTTCATATCGGCACTAAGGAAGTAAGAACCACATACGCCCATAAGAGTGAAGATATGGTCTAAAGCGTGCCTTTCCAGCCTCTTGCATGTAGGGTGCCCTGCACAAGAGGCATTTTGTGTTGGACTAATATCGGCTTCCTTTGTCGACAGgctgtgcagggcagcctatatgtcaGAGGCAAATTTCAAGTAATCTGATAtagacttcccaacaaattagatgTGGGGTGTGCCTCATGTCAGCTTGCTTTATCGATCTACGTGAGGATGGTCACAGATGATGCCATTATTCCCCTATCACAGCATGTGAACTTCTGGTGGGAGCATTTCACCGATCATCTGTCGTGCGCTAGctagtatacactgatcagccaaaacattataaccgccGTAACATAGGATGTTGGCTGGTGGTGTTGCGAGCACCTACCTCCTTAACAAAACTGTGCAAGTGGATGAGACAAGGACATGAAATCACCATAGCGAAGTTATGGGCTGCAGATGGAGAAATGGATTGAGATAAGTCACTTTGACGGAGGTCGGAATACTAATActcaaagcctgtgaacgagtcttccgaaaacggcgaagctggtcgaatgttcaagtaCTACTCTCCTATAGTGAGCATGTGAGGAAAGAGGTAGACGGACAGAGAAACTACCacaaggtgctaaatggttggtcgTCCGGGAGTCGGGGGGTTGTCTCCTCTGTCAAATAGGATAGATGGAGATCTGTGACatgtctgccgaaagagcacaatgccggaGCATTCACAAACTATTTCGGAGCTCACTCATCATCGTACATTGTTAAACATGAAGTTCTACAGCGGAAcacccctacgtgttcatatgttgacccaagacatcgtcaattacgactgcagtaagGTCGATAGCATCGAGATTCGACCATCGATTAGTATAAATATGTGGTCTTCGGTGAATCACTTTTTGCTAAAGTCGATCGATGATTCTCCTgtagtgctacagtggttttaggagcatTGTTGTGAATtcagttgatgtctcggcgacgaaattcgcctgatgtaaatcctatggaacccatctgcgtCACTATCGCGTGCAAACACAGCGTACGCAAATTAGTGgctcgttatttacacgaattacgtgACCTTTGAGTAGACAATTAATGCCCCATAACTATCATATCCCTGATACGAAGAAATAACTATGTATTTCGTTCAAaatacggacaaacaagctattaagcaagtggtcataatcttttggctcACGGGTGTAAAACGGGGTTTCCTGTAGGTGTTGGGCAATCATGGCTGCAACACATTGAAGGCACTGCATTTTGTGGAATTCTAAATTGCTTACTCTGTAGCTTGGAAAATGTGTCGCAGTGTGTTAATACTGTTGGTGACCATGCATGGCTGCTACAGATCACAGACATACTTGTATTTCCCTGGAAATTTGTCTGAGATGTGAGCTAGTGCTACTCACCTGGACAACGGCAATATCGTAGTCAGTTGTGTCGCTGTCGTACTGGCCGTGCATGAAGCCAGAAGACGCCTGCAGGACGGAGCCTCCGCTCTCTCGGATTGAGCTGCCGACCCGGAAACTCATCCATGAGAGGCTGAGGCCGTCGACGCAGTGGGCCGCCGTCAGGACCCAGCTGGAGCTGATGATGGACCCTCCACAGTTGTGTGAACCCAACTTCTGGAAGGACACCTGCCACGGGTAGTCGGCGATGTCCGCGTTGGTCCCCCCAATGATGCGGCCTGAGGCCTTCCTTCCCGGCAAAGCCGGTGACGGCAGGGCCAGTGCAGAACACAGCAGGCACACGAGACAGACGACGAGGCGCTCCAttgtggtggcggtggcggtgaaTGTCCAGAGCCCCGTCCCAACACTTTATATACCATCTGATGCGCACATGCACAGCACAGTATAAGTTTCGTCATCCCACCTGAGCTAAGTCTCCGTCCTTGAAAATGTGACAGTCAAGGCACTTCACTTAGTGAGATAAGCCAAGGCTTAGGTACATGATACAGGACAAATTTCGATATAGACTTTGAGCAATTACTTTTTGCGCAAGATGAAAGAGTTTCTTTCACATACGCGATGTACAATAAGCTCTCAAAAAATTATGAACTTGACGATGTTGTCTGCTGAATGTTCATTTGTCACT is a window of Schistocerca gregaria isolate iqSchGreg1 chromosome 8, iqSchGreg1.2, whole genome shotgun sequence DNA encoding:
- the LOC126285123 gene encoding trypsin alpha-like, whose amino-acid sequence is MERLVVCLVCLLCSALALPSPALPGRKASGRIIGGTNADIADYPWQVSFQKLGSHNCGGSIISSSWVLTAAHCVDGLSLSWMSFRVGSSIRESGGSVLQASSGFMHGQYDSDTTDYDIAVVQVSGSLLGSNAQAVSLPSDGYDPAAGLAVTVTGWGRTRTGGPAASTLQKVDISISDRSYCQSFFSRKVTDRMVCAGQAGKSVCNGDSGGPLVSGNMQVGIVSWGAKTCENAPGVYSNVGNLRSWIRSTAGV